A section of the Roseivirga sp. BDSF3-8 genome encodes:
- a CDS encoding DUF4194 domain-containing protein, which yields MDHTNDTLTNTGLQPAPYAQVVARLLKEVLYDEKKDLWETLTLYEVPIREYVSKIGLELVKDEREGYAYLRQMEDDEGQVMVSLITRRSLTYEDSLTCVLLREWLDDFDASADVSSRELYITPKDFRDRVEMFFKESHDQRKFIKNLGRHIKHMDEMGFLKCVNGNFPHEDDYIYQVRRIIKARVTPEQLQYFKEKLEEHA from the coding sequence ATGGATCATACAAACGATACCCTTACAAATACGGGCCTGCAGCCTGCGCCTTATGCCCAGGTAGTGGCGAGGCTACTGAAAGAGGTGCTATACGATGAAAAAAAAGACCTGTGGGAGACCCTAACCTTATATGAGGTGCCGATAAGGGAGTACGTGAGCAAAATAGGGCTGGAACTGGTGAAAGATGAGCGCGAGGGCTATGCTTACCTGCGGCAGATGGAGGATGATGAAGGCCAGGTAATGGTGAGTCTGATCACCCGCAGAAGCCTTACCTACGAAGACTCTCTTACCTGCGTGCTGCTGCGTGAGTGGCTGGATGACTTTGATGCGAGTGCGGATGTGAGCTCCCGAGAGCTTTATATCACTCCAAAGGACTTCAGGGACCGGGTGGAGATGTTTTTCAAAGAAAGTCATGACCAGCGCAAGTTCATCAAAAACCTTGGCAGGCATATAAAGCATATGGATGAGATGGGGTTTTTGAAATGCGTTAACGGTAATTTTCCTCATGAGGATGACTACATCTACCAGGTGCGCCGCATAATAAAGGCCCGGGTAACGCCGGAACAGCTACAGTACTTTAAAGAAAAACTCGAGGAACATGCTTAG
- a CDS encoding DUF3375 domain-containing protein, with protein MSDQLYHYQDLLLLHGSNKALKLLRMRQMPLILSFLYQSFKETGQYSQPIDLMETSLTRYLERLEYYDEDEREISSYAEKAKMYLERWISEGYLNTIIEESTKKPHVLLSQYAEKAFQVIENLREREFVGAESRFQDLFHKLNDLIEKADPDRERRLEELQRQKREIDEQMRRLQVDDVVPTFEDYQVKSRYEDITRLAGELLGDFKEVEDNFRDITRRLYERQETEGLSKGGLLGATFDALTELQGTDQGRSFREFWKFMLDSHSQQQLKEQIEQMYVLLEQRGIEVPNRSLRQIKNLLYRAGRRVMEKNDMLADKLSREVVAKELQEKKKIRELIGSIRHLALRTDPDALKEETFLEIDELPRIHLPVERALADKPRESHYTSNPKVADNDLTELDGLARIYRDEAINKEELIRTIKHMLQHHDQITLARIVEEQPLTKGLAELLAYIGLSHSPKLKAITIREERDHILYDAERMKYLDTPRILFTR; from the coding sequence GTGTCAGACCAGCTCTACCATTATCAAGATCTGCTACTGCTGCATGGCAGCAATAAGGCGCTTAAGCTACTGCGTATGCGTCAGATGCCGCTTATTCTTAGCTTTCTCTACCAGAGCTTTAAAGAAACCGGCCAGTATAGCCAGCCGATAGACCTGATGGAGACCAGCCTTACGCGCTACCTGGAGCGGCTGGAGTACTATGATGAGGATGAGCGGGAGATCTCTTCCTATGCCGAAAAAGCTAAAATGTACCTGGAAAGGTGGATCAGTGAAGGTTATCTGAACACGATAATAGAAGAAAGTACGAAGAAGCCTCATGTGCTATTGAGCCAGTATGCGGAAAAGGCTTTTCAGGTAATAGAGAACCTGCGGGAGCGTGAGTTTGTAGGGGCGGAGAGTCGGTTTCAGGATCTGTTTCATAAGCTGAATGACCTGATAGAGAAGGCGGACCCTGACCGGGAGCGCAGGCTGGAGGAACTGCAAAGGCAGAAACGTGAAATAGATGAGCAGATGCGCCGGCTGCAGGTGGATGATGTAGTGCCTACCTTTGAGGACTACCAGGTAAAAAGTCGCTACGAAGACATAACGCGCCTGGCCGGTGAGTTGCTGGGGGACTTTAAGGAGGTAGAAGACAACTTCAGGGATATTACGCGGCGGCTGTACGAGCGGCAGGAAACGGAGGGCCTGAGCAAAGGGGGGCTGCTGGGAGCGACCTTTGACGCGCTTACGGAGCTGCAGGGCACCGACCAGGGCCGTAGCTTCCGCGAGTTCTGGAAATTTATGCTGGACTCGCACAGCCAGCAACAGCTAAAAGAGCAGATAGAGCAGATGTACGTGCTGCTGGAGCAGCGCGGCATAGAGGTGCCTAATCGCTCTCTGCGGCAAATAAAGAACCTGCTTTATAGGGCAGGACGGCGTGTAATGGAAAAGAATGACATGCTGGCGGATAAGCTGAGCAGGGAGGTGGTGGCCAAAGAGCTACAGGAGAAGAAAAAGATACGGGAGCTGATAGGCAGTATACGCCACCTGGCGCTGAGGACTGACCCGGATGCGCTGAAAGAAGAGACTTTTCTGGAGATAGACGAGCTGCCCCGGATACATCTGCCGGTGGAAAGGGCGCTGGCGGATAAACCACGTGAAAGTCACTATACGTCTAATCCGAAGGTAGCGGATAACGACCTGACGGAGCTGGATGGCCTGGCCCGTATATACCGGGATGAGGCCATCAATAAAGAGGAGCTGATAAGAACGATTAAGCATATGCTGCAGCATCATGACCAGATCACGCTGGCCAGGATAGTGGAGGAACAGCCTCTTACCAAAGGGCTGGCGGAGTTACTGGCTTATATAGGCCTGAGTCATTCACCTAAGCTAAAGGCGATTACTATAAGAGAAGAGCGGGACCACATACTGTATGACGCTGAGCGCATGAAGTACCTGGACACGCCCCGCATACTATTTACCCGATAA
- a CDS encoding tetratricopeptide repeat protein, with product MKKFLPAIFFLLLVIIACEKEDIELPSETNNVYHTVDRFIQQARDLYKEQPEDAEHIALKALELSKKNFYLKGEKNSHNVLYWIYLKGNVDQQKAEYHLKAYEATSNRMDKLNDLGALNYSKGYHLYKTGEFTSALAYLLEAYDIYLVDNKPNKAGHALYTIALIFYKNDLPDQGIRYAKKIEIDSLAAPMQINTLQLLGMLHYEAAHYDEAIVAYSEAISVAETAGDKLAGARIKRALSLSLMEAEQFDEAKEVIQQGLQVAAEIEHSQNLTGELLLNEAYLYEKMDQPGLGIRSINKAIPLFEETGNFALLAQANQALSHNHFTLKNYEEAKDFALKGLRYKDEARANTLIDLYTNLSTYCRELGDETGYYKYAHEALKVDHAALQSSQKLGLQKAELSYRNDSEIRDLEADIITHEAYMSQSRNIRWAIIGGIVLTLAVLFILLLNYGPIRHYERRVDKAHSLGLNIMEQLDKIMKAMSLKSEKVSPPEGPDETDLHGRANKGDQD from the coding sequence ATGAAAAAGTTTCTACCAGCTATATTTTTTTTACTATTAGTCATAATTGCCTGTGAAAAGGAAGATATTGAGCTTCCAAGCGAGACTAATAACGTATATCATACAGTCGACAGATTTATCCAGCAAGCAAGAGACCTTTATAAAGAACAACCTGAAGACGCTGAACACATTGCTCTTAAGGCCTTAGAGCTATCGAAGAAGAACTTCTATTTGAAAGGGGAAAAGAATAGTCACAATGTTCTTTACTGGATATATCTCAAAGGCAATGTAGATCAGCAGAAAGCCGAATACCACCTTAAAGCTTATGAAGCGACTTCCAATAGAATGGATAAGCTAAATGATTTGGGTGCTTTAAATTACTCTAAGGGTTATCACCTTTACAAAACTGGTGAATTTACCTCTGCTCTTGCGTATCTACTAGAAGCTTACGACATATACTTAGTTGACAATAAGCCGAACAAAGCAGGGCACGCTCTCTACACCATTGCATTAATTTTCTATAAAAATGACTTACCGGATCAGGGCATTCGGTATGCTAAGAAAATTGAAATTGACTCTTTGGCGGCACCCATGCAGATCAATACGCTGCAATTACTGGGTATGCTGCATTATGAAGCCGCACATTATGATGAGGCTATAGTGGCTTATTCTGAGGCTATTTCCGTTGCTGAAACGGCGGGTGATAAGCTGGCTGGTGCTCGCATTAAAAGAGCCTTATCCCTTTCTCTTATGGAAGCTGAGCAGTTCGATGAAGCGAAAGAGGTAATCCAGCAAGGTTTACAAGTCGCAGCAGAAATAGAGCATAGCCAAAACCTGACAGGCGAACTTCTCCTCAACGAAGCCTATTTATATGAGAAGATGGATCAGCCCGGCCTTGGGATACGATCTATCAATAAAGCTATACCCCTTTTTGAAGAAACCGGGAATTTTGCCCTTCTAGCTCAGGCAAATCAGGCTTTATCCCACAACCACTTTACGCTTAAAAACTATGAAGAGGCTAAAGATTTTGCTCTCAAAGGCTTACGATATAAAGACGAGGCCAGGGCCAATACTTTAATAGACCTCTATACAAATCTCAGTACTTACTGCAGGGAATTAGGTGATGAGACCGGCTACTATAAGTATGCTCATGAAGCCTTAAAGGTTGATCATGCGGCCCTGCAAAGCTCGCAAAAGCTCGGCCTTCAAAAGGCCGAACTATCCTACCGCAATGACTCGGAGATCCGCGACCTGGAAGCAGACATCATTACCCATGAGGCGTATATGAGCCAAAGCCGTAATATCCGCTGGGCCATTATCGGCGGCATTGTTTTGACCCTAGCCGTTCTATTTATCTTACTTCTTAATTACGGGCCGATCAGACACTATGAGCGGCGTGTCGATAAAGCCCATAGCTTAGGTCTCAACATTATGGAGCAACTGGATAAGATCATGAAAGCCATGTCTTTAAAATCTGAGAAAGTGTCCCCTCCCGAAGGCCCCGATGAAACCGATCTGCATGGCCGGGCTAATAAAGGGGATCAGGATTAG
- a CDS encoding DUF3103 family protein, with the protein MILSLKTQKAVLALFVTAFLFGCQETKDELITPESSLPEAKYSTEDAGYNLAQSLAVALQSSEIRHFVKNKIDERFDGDDNFLFALEKDQPLGGDNARSLTFSQALFGASEANSRTLQHLQDDPLLQIALRKAPGVTKDWNPDNEHPIVVYLPYGAKADLISSLPAFDQEGNYFAFDVATFPTEPILVISHNERVKPVPRSMIDKLRARRQNGLLAPDDGCIMEAEPILVTDEDYYYTTSDLNCGGGGGYVPGGLNGGTGTQSDCDRDDTELYDHISRIKFVNMEELDDAEDYLQGAPEVYFFVFTGSSQGHLQSFQKFISKVDRSEWKDCPLFSGCYTEWHYPDLEVMQWDKSLYGETIKYQWFEQDLGDPVKFSTTYNTKLDDGSTVTLSFEVTISDKDFNLGHSIVNFCEDATATQYKVYETGKLFYALELR; encoded by the coding sequence ATGATATTATCCCTCAAAACTCAAAAGGCAGTCCTGGCTCTCTTTGTGACTGCTTTTTTGTTTGGGTGTCAGGAGACTAAGGATGAGCTTATTACACCTGAATCCTCTCTTCCTGAAGCTAAATATTCGACCGAAGATGCCGGGTATAATCTTGCTCAATCCCTGGCCGTCGCCTTGCAAAGCAGTGAGATACGCCACTTCGTTAAGAACAAAATTGATGAACGGTTCGATGGAGACGATAACTTTCTCTTTGCTTTAGAGAAAGATCAACCGCTGGGTGGAGACAATGCCAGGAGCCTGACCTTTTCGCAAGCCCTCTTTGGGGCAAGTGAAGCTAACAGCCGCACCTTACAGCACCTGCAGGATGACCCCCTTCTACAAATTGCTTTGCGTAAAGCCCCGGGAGTGACCAAAGACTGGAATCCGGACAATGAGCACCCCATTGTGGTCTATCTTCCCTATGGTGCGAAGGCAGACCTGATCAGCAGCCTACCGGCCTTTGACCAGGAGGGTAATTATTTTGCTTTTGATGTGGCGACCTTTCCTACGGAGCCGATCTTGGTCATTAGTCACAATGAGCGCGTAAAGCCCGTACCGCGTAGTATGATTGATAAGCTCAGAGCACGAAGACAAAACGGTCTATTGGCACCGGACGATGGCTGTATTATGGAAGCAGAACCGATACTGGTTACAGATGAGGATTACTACTACACCACCTCCGATTTAAATTGTGGTGGAGGCGGTGGCTATGTTCCTGGTGGTTTAAATGGGGGCACCGGCACGCAAAGTGACTGTGATCGGGATGACACGGAGCTTTATGATCACATAAGCCGGATTAAGTTCGTCAATATGGAAGAGCTTGATGATGCTGAAGACTATCTGCAGGGAGCACCTGAGGTTTACTTTTTTGTTTTTACCGGTTCAAGTCAGGGACATCTGCAATCCTTTCAAAAATTCATATCCAAAGTAGATCGGAGTGAATGGAAAGATTGCCCTTTATTCAGTGGGTGTTACACCGAGTGGCATTATCCTGATTTAGAGGTTATGCAATGGGATAAAAGTCTATATGGTGAGACCATAAAATACCAATGGTTTGAGCAAGATTTGGGAGACCCGGTAAAATTTTCCACGACCTACAATACTAAATTAGACGATGGCTCAACTGTGACCCTCTCGTTTGAAGTGACGATATCCGATAAAGATTTTAATTTAGGCCATAGCATTGTTAACTTCTGCGAGGATGCTACAGCCACACAATACAAGGTATATGAAACTGGAAAGCTATTTTACGCCTTAGAACTTCGATAG
- a CDS encoding DUF4174 domain-containing protein: MKHFFSTFFLLSLIMQTAFAQVGDSRNYRTLYIFSPDQRNDLYYQLNRRLQSESEEVVERDLVVYRLFPEEGIDPEDGNITSNEVLALREKFKVAPGDFAVILVGKDGYRKMRWDNKVKPLQVVFDKIDAMPMRRREMRERGMDDDGKK, from the coding sequence ATGAAGCATTTTTTTTCAACGTTCTTTCTCTTAAGTCTTATTATGCAAACGGCATTTGCACAGGTGGGTGACAGCCGTAATTACCGCACGCTATATATATTTTCACCTGATCAGCGAAATGACCTGTATTATCAATTAAACCGGCGCCTGCAAAGCGAATCGGAAGAGGTGGTGGAACGTGACCTGGTGGTATACAGGCTGTTTCCGGAAGAGGGTATAGACCCTGAAGATGGTAATATTACCTCTAATGAAGTATTGGCTTTGCGCGAAAAGTTTAAGGTAGCACCTGGCGACTTTGCGGTGATACTGGTAGGTAAGGATGGATATAGGAAGATGCGCTGGGACAATAAGGTGAAGCCGCTGCAGGTGGTGTTTGATAAAATAGACGCCATGCCCATGCGCCGCCGCGAAATGCGGGAACGTGGTATGGATGATGATGGTAAGAAGTAG
- a CDS encoding heme-copper oxidase subunit III produces the protein MESRKDLRKSSINPSTFDRIERMHPHKMLVWLALIGSTLIFSFLLVAFAYTRYSRGQGLVFDFPKAFVVSTFMLLLSSFTIKGVVQAFRQDRLHEVTRQLGVTLMLGMSFIASQAIGWQQLLAQNLDVSKAVGASYLYALSGLHVLHLLVALSFLAVLFVQFYRAHRDPVKALILHTNPYQGIKLEIATILWHFMDVLWFVLFFYFLFTF, from the coding sequence ATGGAAAGCCGGAAAGACCTCAGAAAATCATCGATAAACCCTTCTACGTTCGACCGTATCGAGCGCATGCATCCGCATAAGATGCTGGTCTGGCTGGCGCTGATCGGTAGTACCTTAATATTCAGTTTTTTGCTGGTGGCCTTTGCTTATACACGATATAGCCGCGGGCAGGGTTTGGTTTTTGATTTTCCAAAGGCGTTTGTGGTCAGCACATTTATGCTGTTGCTCTCCAGCTTTACTATAAAGGGGGTGGTGCAGGCTTTCCGGCAGGACCGCCTGCATGAGGTGACGCGCCAGCTTGGGGTGACCCTTATGCTAGGCATGTCTTTTATAGCGAGCCAGGCGATTGGCTGGCAACAGCTTCTTGCGCAAAACCTGGATGTGTCCAAAGCAGTAGGGGCTTCGTATCTCTATGCGCTGTCGGGCCTGCATGTGCTGCACCTGCTGGTGGCGCTTTCCTTTCTGGCCGTACTCTTTGTGCAGTTTTACCGCGCGCATCGTGATCCTGTTAAGGCGCTAATACTGCATACAAATCCTTATCAGGGGATAAAGCTGGAGATTGCGACTATTCTCTGGCACTTTATGGACGTGCTATGGTTCGTCCTCTTCTTTTATTTTTTGTTTACTTTTTAA
- the mfd gene encoding transcription-repair coupling factor has product MNTSDFLTLYTEDGVIRTLTEKLKQQHATLTLKGLSGSMDAAICSAVSRLMEGFHVYITHDKEEAAYFHNDIQALTGREVHLFPTSYKRPYQFEETENANILMRAEILNQVNAARDTGMLLVTYPEALSEKVINRRSLKDNTFTARKGEQVDIEFLAELLSTYGFEPTDFVYEAGQYAVRGGIIDIYSFANELPYRIELFGDEIESIRTFDPVSQLSVDTIEKISIIPNVQTHLLEEVRQSFLEFLPDNTTFWLKDYQQLLDVVDKSFEKASQSFDDIIKKSGDTQVINNPEELFETGETLSAQLKNYNRVEFGNRYYLKGEEYQFDSEPQPSFNKNFEILTDNLTKHQEEGYTNIIAAESQKQIERLRQIFEELDPFLKFQPLNVGLREGFVDKQLEILCYTDHQLFDRYHRYKTRELTSKSKALTLKELRTLSPGDYVTHIDHGVGRFAGMEVKEVNGKRQEAVRLVYRDDDLLYVSIHSLHKISKYTGKEGVPPQPSKLGSPEWENKKKRVKKKVQDIANDLIELYAKRKAAPGFAFSEDSFLQAELESSFIYEDTPDQARATEEVKQDMQIQSPMDRLVCGDVGFGKTEVAMRAAFKAVTEGKQVAVLVPTTILAFQHYRTFMERMKGFPVKIDYINRFRTTREIRETLKGLTEGTINIVIGTHRLVNKDVKFKDLGLLVIDEEQKFGVKVKDRLKEMRVNVDVLTLTATPIPRTLHFSLMGARDLSVIQTPPPNRQPVTTELHEFHEEILRDSISYELRRGGQCFFVHNRISDIDEMANIILRLVPDARVVAAHGQMDGKKLEKIMLEFIEGEHDVLVSTNIIESGLDIPNANTIIINRAHMFGLSDLHQMRGRVGRSNRKAFCYLLTPPTSALSSDARKRLSTLEEFSDLGDGFKVAMRDLDIRGAGNLLGAEQSGFITDLGFDMYHKILDDAIRELKETKFAELFEKELSETTKVLVQDCSIETDLELIIPEDYVSNITERLSLYSQLDNIKTEQKLSEFHASIKDRFGPLPEPVEDLIKTVRLRWLAEKLGFEKLTIKNGTMRAYFVPSDREDYYKSDVFGRVLQFVQKHSRRCRMKEIKNRLMLVIEDIDNIEQARTVLGNMLPQEKPVNA; this is encoded by the coding sequence GTGAATACCTCAGACTTTTTAACGCTCTACACCGAAGACGGGGTCATCCGTACCCTTACCGAGAAGTTAAAGCAGCAACATGCCACGCTGACCCTCAAAGGCCTTAGCGGCAGCATGGATGCAGCCATATGCTCCGCCGTCTCCCGCCTCATGGAAGGATTCCATGTATACATCACCCACGATAAAGAGGAAGCCGCCTATTTTCACAATGATATTCAGGCCCTTACCGGAAGAGAAGTGCACCTCTTCCCCACCTCTTATAAACGCCCCTACCAGTTTGAAGAAACAGAGAATGCCAACATTCTCATGCGGGCAGAGATACTCAACCAGGTCAATGCCGCCAGGGACACCGGCATGCTACTCGTAACCTACCCCGAGGCACTATCTGAAAAAGTAATAAACCGCCGGTCACTCAAAGACAACACCTTCACCGCCAGAAAAGGCGAGCAGGTAGATATCGAATTCCTTGCCGAGCTTCTTTCCACCTATGGCTTTGAGCCTACCGACTTTGTATACGAAGCCGGACAGTATGCTGTGAGGGGTGGTATCATAGATATATACTCCTTTGCCAATGAGCTACCCTACCGTATCGAGCTGTTTGGCGATGAGATAGAGAGCATCCGTACCTTCGATCCCGTGAGTCAGCTCTCTGTCGATACCATCGAGAAGATCAGCATCATTCCCAACGTACAGACCCACCTGCTGGAAGAGGTACGGCAAAGCTTCCTGGAGTTTTTACCTGATAATACCACCTTCTGGCTAAAAGACTACCAGCAGTTACTCGATGTAGTGGACAAGTCATTTGAAAAAGCCTCACAGAGCTTTGACGATATCATAAAGAAAAGTGGCGACACCCAGGTAATAAATAACCCCGAAGAGCTGTTTGAAACAGGAGAAACCCTGAGTGCTCAACTGAAAAACTACAACCGGGTAGAGTTCGGCAACCGCTACTACCTCAAGGGCGAAGAGTACCAGTTTGACAGCGAACCACAGCCCAGCTTTAATAAAAACTTCGAGATACTAACCGATAACCTCACTAAACATCAGGAAGAAGGCTATACCAATATCATAGCCGCCGAGTCCCAAAAGCAGATAGAGCGCCTGCGGCAGATATTTGAAGAACTGGACCCCTTCCTTAAGTTTCAGCCACTCAACGTCGGCCTCAGAGAAGGCTTCGTAGATAAGCAACTCGAGATCCTATGCTATACCGACCACCAGCTATTTGACCGCTACCACCGCTACAAGACACGCGAGCTCACCAGCAAGAGCAAAGCCCTTACCTTAAAAGAGCTGCGTACCCTGTCACCCGGTGACTACGTAACCCATATAGACCACGGCGTGGGCCGCTTTGCCGGCATGGAAGTGAAGGAAGTAAATGGCAAGCGGCAGGAAGCCGTGCGCCTCGTATACCGCGACGATGACCTGCTTTACGTAAGTATCCACTCCCTCCACAAGATCAGTAAATACACCGGTAAAGAAGGCGTGCCTCCACAGCCCAGTAAGCTGGGCTCCCCCGAATGGGAAAACAAGAAAAAGCGGGTTAAGAAAAAAGTACAGGATATTGCCAATGACCTCATTGAGCTATATGCCAAGCGTAAAGCAGCACCCGGGTTTGCCTTTAGTGAAGACTCCTTCCTGCAGGCAGAGCTGGAGTCCTCCTTTATCTATGAAGATACCCCAGACCAGGCACGTGCAACCGAAGAGGTAAAGCAGGACATGCAGATACAAAGCCCCATGGACCGCCTCGTATGTGGCGATGTAGGCTTTGGCAAGACAGAAGTAGCCATGCGGGCCGCTTTTAAAGCCGTAACGGAAGGCAAACAGGTAGCAGTGCTAGTGCCTACCACCATACTCGCTTTTCAGCACTACCGCACCTTTATGGAGCGCATGAAAGGCTTCCCCGTCAAAATAGATTACATCAACCGCTTCCGTACTACACGCGAGATCAGAGAAACACTGAAAGGCCTCACCGAGGGTACCATCAATATCGTGATAGGCACCCATAGGCTCGTGAATAAGGATGTGAAGTTCAAGGACCTGGGCCTGCTCGTCATCGATGAAGAACAAAAGTTTGGGGTAAAAGTAAAGGACAGGCTAAAAGAAATGCGCGTGAATGTGGATGTGCTCACACTAACCGCCACCCCCATACCCCGTACCCTCCATTTCTCCCTCATGGGAGCACGTGACCTTAGCGTGATCCAGACACCACCCCCAAACCGCCAGCCCGTTACCACCGAGTTGCACGAGTTTCATGAAGAAATACTCCGCGACTCCATCAGCTACGAACTGCGCCGGGGCGGACAGTGCTTTTTTGTGCATAACCGCATCAGCGATATTGACGAAATGGCCAATATCATCCTGCGCCTGGTGCCCGATGCCCGCGTAGTGGCAGCCCATGGCCAAATGGACGGTAAGAAACTCGAGAAGATCATGCTGGAGTTTATAGAAGGCGAGCACGATGTACTCGTATCTACCAACATCATCGAGTCCGGGCTGGATATACCCAACGCCAACACCATCATCATTAACCGCGCCCATATGTTTGGCCTCAGTGACCTCCACCAGATGCGTGGACGCGTAGGGCGCTCTAACCGGAAAGCCTTCTGCTATTTGCTCACCCCACCTACCTCTGCCCTGTCCTCTGACGCCCGCAAGCGTCTGAGTACGCTGGAGGAATTCTCAGACCTCGGCGATGGCTTCAAAGTAGCCATGCGTGACCTCGACATCCGTGGGGCCGGCAACCTGCTCGGTGCCGAGCAGAGTGGCTTCATCACCGACCTGGGCTTTGATATGTATCATAAGATCCTGGACGACGCCATCCGTGAGCTAAAGGAAACCAAGTTCGCCGAGCTTTTTGAAAAAGAACTCAGCGAAACCACCAAGGTATTAGTGCAGGACTGTAGCATAGAGACCGACCTCGAGCTTATCATTCCCGAGGATTACGTAAGCAATATTACCGAACGTCTCAGCCTTTACAGCCAACTGGACAACATCAAGACCGAGCAGAAGCTATCCGAATTTCATGCCTCTATCAAAGACCGCTTCGGGCCCCTGCCTGAGCCGGTAGAGGACCTGATCAAAACCGTCCGGCTGCGCTGGCTGGCAGAAAAGCTGGGCTTTGAAAAACTGACCATCAAGAACGGCACCATGCGCGCCTACTTCGTGCCCTCTGACCGGGAAGACTATTACAAATCAGATGTCTTCGGCAGAGTACTCCAGTTTGTACAAAAGCACAGTCGCCGCTGCCGCATGAAGGAAATCAAAAATCGCCTCATGCTCGTAATTGAAGACATAGACAATATCGAGCAGGCCCGGACAGTCCTTGGCAATATGCTCCCCCAGGAGAAGCCGGTAAATGCCTGA
- a CDS encoding pinensin family lanthipeptide, with amino-acid sequence MKKKMTLDSLRIESFVTKHIRGGVSFEQETELYPSINCDPGEKSYTCP; translated from the coding sequence ATGAAAAAGAAAATGACTTTGGACTCGCTCCGCATAGAGAGCTTTGTCACCAAACACATTCGCGGTGGAGTATCATTTGAGCAAGAAACGGAGCTTTATCCCAGCATTAACTGTGATCCGGGTGAGAAGTCTTATACCTGCCCCTGA
- a CDS encoding M20/M25/M40 family metallo-hydrolase: MKKLTVFVIILLSSLPACSQERKDSIAYTVDTTSLYRDLRILSADSMAGRQTGTEGNKKARDYIIGRFEEIGLTAYTPNYLQPFSVAPVQRAHSAMDTVQGVNLLGFVQGESDSVIVLSAHYDHVGARNGDIYNGADDNASGVAAMLAIAEYFSANKPLHTMLFAAFDAEEVGLQGAKYFMNSLEVDPDRIVLNVNMDMVSQNRKGELYATGTRYTPSLKNYLTQADEQSPVKLKFGHDGRDGLQDWTTSSDHGPFHKKGIPFIYFGVEDHPYYHKPTDTYEQVPLPFYGDATELILNSLIRLDEGLATGE; this comes from the coding sequence ATGAAAAAGCTCACCGTTTTCGTCATTATTCTTCTTTCCTCTCTACCAGCGTGCAGCCAGGAACGTAAGGATTCCATTGCTTATACTGTGGATACTACGAGCCTGTACCGTGATCTCAGGATACTGAGTGCGGATAGCATGGCGGGCAGGCAAACGGGAACGGAAGGAAATAAAAAGGCCAGGGATTATATTATTGGACGGTTTGAAGAAATAGGCCTTACCGCCTATACGCCTAACTACCTGCAACCATTTTCTGTAGCGCCTGTGCAAAGGGCCCACTCTGCTATGGACACCGTACAGGGGGTAAATTTGCTGGGCTTTGTGCAGGGTGAGTCCGATTCGGTGATCGTACTATCTGCGCACTATGATCATGTAGGCGCCCGTAACGGGGACATCTACAATGGGGCTGATGATAATGCAAGTGGTGTAGCGGCCATGCTTGCAATAGCAGAATACTTTTCGGCTAATAAGCCGCTGCATACCATGCTATTTGCGGCCTTTGATGCGGAGGAGGTAGGCTTACAGGGCGCAAAATACTTTATGAACAGCCTTGAGGTGGATCCTGACCGCATAGTGCTTAATGTGAATATGGATATGGTAAGTCAAAACAGAAAAGGAGAATTATATGCTACTGGCACGCGCTATACTCCTTCTTTGAAAAATTACCTGACACAGGCTGATGAGCAGTCGCCTGTAAAACTGAAGTTTGGACACGATGGGCGCGATGGCTTACAGGACTGGACCACTTCATCAGACCATGGTCCCTTTCATAAGAAGGGTATTCCTTTCATTTATTTCGGCGTGGAAGACCACCCGTATTACCATAAGCCTACTGATACGTATGAGCAGGTACCTCTGCCCTTTTATGGGGATGCCACAGAACTGATACTTAATAGCCTCATAAGACTTGACGAGGGCTTGGCTACAGGAGAATAG